TTGAAGAGTATTTGCATGATACAGGATTAGATGTAAAGGATGTCCAAAATGTTATTTCTGTTGCTGAGGCTAAAAAAATATTAGCTCAACAGGATTTCGACTTGGTATTCCTAGATTTGTCGTTGCCTGATAGCGTTGGAATTCAGTCATTAATTGACCTAAACCATATAATAGCTCATATCCCGATTGTGGTACTTTCGGGTATGGAAGAAACCCAAACCACCACACAAGCCATCATAAATGGTGCACAGGATTACTTGATTAAAGGTGAACTAGATGCCAAATTGCTATCAAAAACGATTCGTTATAGTATTGAACGTAAAAAAAATCTCGAAAAAATTAAGCAAAGTAACGAACGGTATACCCTTGTGTCGAATGCTACAATTGGGATGGTTTGGGACATCAACTTGATTACCCGCGAGGTTGTTCGTTCAGGCGATGCTTTTTTGCAACAACACGGCTACGACGAACACGAATTTACTAGCAATTTTGACTTTTGGGGGTTGCGTGTTCACCCCGACGATTATTTGGAATTAAATCAGCGGATTAATCAGCATTTAGAAAAAGCCGAAACCAAATTCTGGGAAAGCGAATACCGCTTCCAAAATGGCAATGGTGAATATTTTTATGTACACGACCGTGGTTCAACTATCTTTGGTGCCGATGGTCAACCCGCTAGAATGATTGGTACTATGATGGATATTTCGGAACGCAAAACCTCAGAAGAGCTTTTACGTATTTCCGAACATAATTACCGACAAATTTTCTTCAACAACCCTAATCCCATGTGGATTTATGATGCCGAAACACTGGCTTTTTTAGAAGTCAATCCTGCGGCTATTAAACACTACGGATATACCCGTGAAGAATTTTTGTCTATTACCCTTTCAGACGTTCGGCCAGAAGAAGATGCTGCCATTTTTTTTACACAAGAGCTTATTACACAGCAAATTGCAGGTACAAAGGAGGTTTTTGTTGTGCATCAAAAGAAAAATCGAGAAAAAATTATTGTCGAAATAACAGCCTATCCGATTGATTTTGGCGGTAAGCAGGCTATGCAAACGCTTATCAATGATGTAACCGAAAAAGTTAGAAATCAAAAAGAAAAACAAGTGGTAGTGCAGGCAATTGAGTCGTTCAGAAATGCGTCGTCGCTAACCATTGGCCTCAACGAAAGCCTCAAATGTATTCGTGATTTTGCGGGCTGGGAATACGGCGAAATTTGGTTGTCTGATTATCACCAAGAACATATTCGCTTACAAACCTTTGATTCCTCTTCGTCGTTTCCCGAACTAACAGCAATGGCGATGAGTATTATTGAACAAAATATTCCATTCAAGGAATCAATTTACCAAATTGTTGAAAAACAAAAATTTGCCTTTTGGTCAAATAACGTTCAGATAGAACCATATTTTATCCGAAAAGCTCAAGCCAAAAATCTTGATATTAAAGCCGCTGTATCTGTACCAATTATGTATAATGAAAAAATAATTGGATGGATTTTGCTATTTAGCCGACAAACGGGCAACCCTGATATAAAAATTATCAATTTTTTAGAAAGCGTCTGTAAGCAGCTTGGTTCTGAAATAGAAAAACGTAACGCCGACGAGCAGCTCAATCATTTCTTTATGCTCAGTAGCGATTTGCTGGGAATTGCCACTCTCGACGGCTATTTTGTAAGGGTCAATAACTCCTTTTCGAGGATTTTGGGCTACCAAGAAAACACCATTAATGGAAGCCTCCTGCTCGACTACGTGCATCCCGAAGACAAAGAAGAAACCCACAGAGTAGTTAAGGGACTTGCCGAAAAACAGGCGGTTTCCTTTATGGAAAATAGGTTTATTGCCCAAAATGGTGATACCAAATGGGTTTCGTGGTCGGTTACATTCCTGCCCGACGAAAAGTTGGTATTTGCCTCGGGGCGTGATATTACCAAGCAAAAAGAAGAAGAACTTCAATTAAGATTACTAGAATCGGTAATTACCAACAGCAACGATGCCATTGTAATTACTGAGCCTATTTTGTCCAAACAGAACGGACAAAAAGTGGTTTATTTCAATAAATCCTTCTTGCAGCTAACAGGCTATAACGCAACCGAAATAATCGAAAACCCTACTCAACTACTCAGAGGTGCAAATACCAACATAGCCGAACTCGAAAAAATCAACGAGGCTATGGCTACTTGGACTCCCGCTGAAGCAGAAGTTATTATTTATAAAAAAACAGGCGAAGAGTTTTGGACAAACCTATCGGTAATTCCAGTACCTGACAAAACGGGAGTGTTTACTCACTGGATTTCGATTTTTAGAGATATTACCGCCCGCAAAAAAGGGGAAGCAGAAAAAGAAATTCTTATTAAAGAACTTACCGATAGCAATACTGATTTAAAGCAGTTTACTTTTATTACGTCGCACAACTTGCGAGCTCCGTTGTCTAATTTGTTGGGAATTTTGGATTTAATAGAGCCAAGTGTCATTCAAGACGAAATGACGTTATTCCTTATTGAAAAATTCAAAGAATCTACTTTACAACTCAACCAAACCGTAAACGACCTACTCAATGTACTTGTTATCAAAAACAAAGTAAATTTGGAACGAAAAACTTTACAGTTTGAAACAGAATTTGAAAAAGTAAAAACCTCTATTCAGTACCAAATCAACGAGGCCAGTGCGTTGTTGAAAACCGATTTTACGGCTATCAATACGGTTAGTTTTGACAGTACCTATTTGGAAAGTATCTTGCTCAATTTGCTGACCAATGCCATCAAATACCGTTCGCCTAAACGCTCGCTTGAACTCAATATTTTCACCAAAGATACCCCCGAATATATCGAATTGTATTTTATGGATAATGGTATTGGTATAGACCTAAAACGCCATCATAGCAAGATTTTTGGCTTGTACCAGCGATTCCATGATTACCCAGAAAGCAAGGGGTTGGGGCTATATATTGTAAGCTCGCAAATCAGAGCTCTTGGGGGCAAAATCGAAGTACAAAGCGAGGTAGACAAAGGCACGACGTTTGTTGTATATTTTGCCAAATAAATACCCCAAAAACAATTTAGGATAATAAATGCTGTTTTTCCAATGCAAAATTGACATAGAATATCAACAAAACTTATTATCTTGTTAAAATACAAACATAAAATCAGTCGTTTAATATTTAGGCTGTCCCCAAAAACCTTACCCTTGAGTTAAGAAAATAATTTTCTTACGGTAACGTAAAGTTGATATAGTGTTTGATAAACTAAATGAAAAATAGAAATAATTAAATATAATTATTTGATAAAGAGCGAGTTGTCGATAAGGTATATAATAAAGTTGCTATTTTATTTTGCCAAATAACTGGACGCTTTTCTGAGACAAATAGTCATTTATTTTCCATATTATTTACCTTAATTGTTTATGTCAGAATCACATACATTAGTACAAAAACTAACAAAGTACTATTTATTAATAGGAAAAACCGAAGGATATAGTTACCTCTTGTTACTATTTGTAGCTATGCCTGCCAAATATCTTCTACAAAAACCCGAATTAGTACGCATTGCGGGTTCTATTCATGGCTTTCTTTTTGTAGCGTTTGTAGGTATAATATTGCTTATGATACTCAAAGCAGGAATGTCCATAAAAAATGCAATACTAGCTTTTTTGCTGTCTCTTATTCCATTTGGAACTTTCTACCTAAGAAAAACTCTTTAACAGATAGCTATCACACAAATGTACCGTTGAAAATCAGTAGCCTAGGGCTATTAGCTGCCATTGGTACACGTTTATATTCAAAAACTCAATAGCGAAGCAATATGCAAACCGAACTACTTGAAGCCGTAAAGCAATATTCTGAATCTATTTTAGAAAATTTGCCTGCTCAATTTTGCTATCATAATGCACAACATACGGCTCATGTTGTAGAATCGACTCTTACGATTGCCCAAGAAGTGGGCGTAAAAGAAAAAACTTTAGAAAATCTGCTTATTGCGGCATGGATGCACGACATTGGCTATGCCGAAAGCACCACCGACCACGAAACCCATAGTGCCAATATGGCGAGGGATTTTTTGACAAAGCTTAATTTCCCAGAAAAACGAATCGAGAAAGTTGTGGAATATATTGAGGCCACTCGTATGCCACAAACACCCCACAACGAAAAACAAATGATTATCTGCGATGCTGATTTGTCGCACATGGCCGCCGATAATTTTTTGAGTATTTCGGAAGAACTAAGAAAAGAAATTTCGCTGACCAAAATAGAATGTAGCGAACGTGAATGGCTAAAAAGTACCCTACAATTATTACAAAATCATCGGTATTTTACTTCGTATGGCAAAAGGGTATTAGAACCTAAAAAGCAAATTAATCTTCATAAAATAGAAGACCGACTTGTTGAACTCAAGGAAATCAAGAAAGCCAAGAGAGAAGACAATTTAGCCAACTTAGATACTGTTCTTTTATCAAAAGAAAATAAGACCAAACGCCCCGACCGTGGTATCGAAACGATGTTTCGTACTACTTCGTCCAATCACTTTCAGCTATCGGCTATGGCCGACAACAAGGCTAATATCATGATTTCGGTGAATACCATTATTATTTCATTGATAATCAGTATATTGATTAGAAAATTGGAAGAGAATATTTATTTGGTTATTCCTACTATTATGATTACAGTAGTGTGCATGCTGGCTACTGTTTTTGCTGTACTAGCTACGATTCCTAATGTTACTAAAGGTAAATTTTCAAAAGAAGACATTGCCAACCGAAGTGCCAATCTATTATTTTTTGGTAACTTCCATGAAATGGAACTAGAAGATTATCAGGCAGGAATGAAAGAAATGATGAACGATTCAGAATTTTTGTACTCGTCGATGACCCGTGACATATACTTTTTGGGCAAAGTACTGGGCAAGAAATACAAAATGTTGCGTATTGCTTATAATATTTTCATGTATGGTTTTGTAATATCTGTGGTTGCTTTTGGTGTAGCGGCAGTACTTCAAAATATAAAATAATCCTGTTCATCACTATTGTATATCGTTTATGTCAAAAAACACCATCATTTGCCTTTTAGTAATAGTAGGTTTTCTGTTGAGCAGTACTTGTCTTTTTTCGCAGGAAAGAGACTCTACCTATAGAAAACAAAAAACAAAAGAACTCATTGCCCCAGCCGTACTAATTGCTACAGGTATGGTGTTTATTAATAACAGCACCAAAGCCGAACAAAAAGAATGGCATACCAAATATTTAAGTAGTTTTCGTACCAATGCCGACGATTACTTGCAGGTAACACCTCAGGCAGCTGTAATGGGTTTAGATATTATTGGCGTTCATGGAAAACATTCGTTTGTAGATAAAGGTGGTATTATATTGCTCGGAAGTGCAATTATGCTTGGAACTGTTTTTGGACTTAAAAAGATTACAAAAATTCAACGTCCCGACGACTCTACCAATGATTCTTTTCCGTCGGGGCATACTGCTAATGCCTTTTTTGGAGCAACCGTACTTGCCGAAGAGTATGGCGATAAAAGCGTTTGGTATACTATTGGAGGCTATACTGTAGCTACCACAACGGGTACTTTTAGAATGCTCAATAATCGCCATTGGCTTTCGGATGTGCTGATTGGTGCGGGTATTGGTATTTTATCGGCCAAGGCTACCTACGTAGTATATCCTTGGATTAAGCAAAAACTCATGAAAAAAGTACCTACCAATGTAACCGTTATTCCTGTGTACGACGGCCGTACCGTTGGCGGAAGCCTTACTATTGGATTTTGATAGATGCGTAAACGTATTAAATAACGAAAGTAAAGTAATTGATTGATAATTAGAGACTTATTTTAAGTTGGATTCATAAAATAGTTGAGAAACCCCTGAATCTCTATTCAATTATTAAGATAAAAGGATTTTTGAGGTTGTTTTAAAAATACGCTAGTTTCCTCGATTAGCTTTTTCCTATTAGCAGGCCAATAATTAGCTATTGCTAACAGAAACAATATGATTTTGGACAAAAAACAACCCAACGTTAGGCAATCTATTTTGACAGCTTGGGTTGTTTCTTATCCAATATTATTCAGACTATTTTATTGAGTACCAATCACTATTTCGCCCTTAGTGTACTCAAAATGATACAACAGTAAGCTATTACCTTTAGCCTATGTATTGATTCAGCAGTATATCTTTTGCAAAACATACCATTATGAAGCAAACTATACTTATCATTTTTTCGATTTTTTTGCCTTTTACTTTTTTGGCACAAAGTAAAAAGGTACAACATACTATTTTTCTGATTGGCGATGCTGGCGAGCCTCTACTCAATGGTAGCGACGCTGTCCTCTCGACACTCCAGCAACGTATCAATCTTGCGGGGAAAAATAGTAGTGTTATTTTTTTAGGCGATAATATATACCCTATCGGAATGGTCTCGGAAGACCACCCCAATAGAAAACAAGCCGAAGCACGCTTTGCAGCACAACTTGATATTATCAAAAATTCTTCAGGACAAGGTTTTGTGATTCCTGGTAACCACGATTGGCAACAAGGTGGAAAAAATGGTTGGGAATATATCAAAAACCAAGAAAAATTTGTAACCGATTATCTTCAACGCAACGATGTTTTTTATCCTAAAG
The Flectobacillus major DSM 103 DNA segment above includes these coding regions:
- a CDS encoding DUF3817 domain-containing protein, encoding MSESHTLVQKLTKYYLLIGKTEGYSYLLLLFVAMPAKYLLQKPELVRIAGSIHGFLFVAFVGIILLMILKAGMSIKNAILAFLLSLIPFGTFYLRKTL
- a CDS encoding Pycsar system effector family protein, which translates into the protein MQTELLEAVKQYSESILENLPAQFCYHNAQHTAHVVESTLTIAQEVGVKEKTLENLLIAAWMHDIGYAESTTDHETHSANMARDFLTKLNFPEKRIEKVVEYIEATRMPQTPHNEKQMIICDADLSHMAADNFLSISEELRKEISLTKIECSEREWLKSTLQLLQNHRYFTSYGKRVLEPKKQINLHKIEDRLVELKEIKKAKREDNLANLDTVLLSKENKTKRPDRGIETMFRTTSSNHFQLSAMADNKANIMISVNTIIISLIISILIRKLEENIYLVIPTIMITVVCMLATVFAVLATIPNVTKGKFSKEDIANRSANLLFFGNFHEMELEDYQAGMKEMMNDSEFLYSSMTRDIYFLGKVLGKKYKMLRIAYNIFMYGFVISVVAFGVAAVLQNIK
- a CDS encoding PAS domain S-box protein, whose protein sequence is MIHIAPQLKILVVEDNLGDYILFEEYLHDTGLDVKDVQNVISVAEAKKILAQQDFDLVFLDLSLPDSVGIQSLIDLNHIIAHIPIVVLSGMEETQTTTQAIINGAQDYLIKGELDAKLLSKTIRYSIERKKNLEKIKQSNERYTLVSNATIGMVWDINLITREVVRSGDAFLQQHGYDEHEFTSNFDFWGLRVHPDDYLELNQRINQHLEKAETKFWESEYRFQNGNGEYFYVHDRGSTIFGADGQPARMIGTMMDISERKTSEELLRISEHNYRQIFFNNPNPMWIYDAETLAFLEVNPAAIKHYGYTREEFLSITLSDVRPEEDAAIFFTQELITQQIAGTKEVFVVHQKKNREKIIVEITAYPIDFGGKQAMQTLINDVTEKVRNQKEKQVVVQAIESFRNASSLTIGLNESLKCIRDFAGWEYGEIWLSDYHQEHIRLQTFDSSSSFPELTAMAMSIIEQNIPFKESIYQIVEKQKFAFWSNNVQIEPYFIRKAQAKNLDIKAAVSVPIMYNEKIIGWILLFSRQTGNPDIKIINFLESVCKQLGSEIEKRNADEQLNHFFMLSSDLLGIATLDGYFVRVNNSFSRILGYQENTINGSLLLDYVHPEDKEETHRVVKGLAEKQAVSFMENRFIAQNGDTKWVSWSVTFLPDEKLVFASGRDITKQKEEELQLRLLESVITNSNDAIVITEPILSKQNGQKVVYFNKSFLQLTGYNATEIIENPTQLLRGANTNIAELEKINEAMATWTPAEAEVIIYKKTGEEFWTNLSVIPVPDKTGVFTHWISIFRDITARKKGEAEKEILIKELTDSNTDLKQFTFITSHNLRAPLSNLLGILDLIEPSVIQDEMTLFLIEKFKESTLQLNQTVNDLLNVLVIKNKVNLERKTLQFETEFEKVKTSIQYQINEASALLKTDFTAINTVSFDSTYLESILLNLLTNAIKYRSPKRSLELNIFTKDTPEYIELYFMDNGIGIDLKRHHSKIFGLYQRFHDYPESKGLGLYIVSSQIRALGGKIEVQSEVDKGTTFVVYFAK
- a CDS encoding phosphatase PAP2 family protein → MSKNTIICLLVIVGFLLSSTCLFSQERDSTYRKQKTKELIAPAVLIATGMVFINNSTKAEQKEWHTKYLSSFRTNADDYLQVTPQAAVMGLDIIGVHGKHSFVDKGGIILLGSAIMLGTVFGLKKITKIQRPDDSTNDSFPSGHTANAFFGATVLAEEYGDKSVWYTIGGYTVATTTGTFRMLNNRHWLSDVLIGAGIGILSAKATYVVYPWIKQKLMKKVPTNVTVIPVYDGRTVGGSLTIGF